Proteins found in one Methylobacter sp. S3L5C genomic segment:
- a CDS encoding Re/Si-specific NAD(P)(+) transhydrogenase subunit alpha, with product MKIGIPKEIHQGEMRVATTPEAAAQIMKLGFSVSVESGAGLGANISDEAYQEVGVEIVADTKALWKQSDIIMKVRAPEHNLKLAMEETDLLSSGATLISFIWPAQNEALMHKLAAKQVTVLAMDSVPRMSRAQKLDALSSMANIAGYRAIVEAAQHFGRFFTGQITAAGKIPPAKVLVIGAGVAGLAAIGTAKGMGAIVRSFDTRPEVKEQIESMDAEFLMLDFKEEGGGTGGYAKTMSKEFIEAEMALFAEQAKEVDIIVTTALIPGRPAPKLITAAMVESMKPGSVIVDLAAEQGGNCELTEKDLVVVKHDVSIIGYTNLPSRLANQSSQLYSTNLRHLLTELTPEKNGVINVNMDDEVIRGTTVIKEGNITWPPPAPKLSAAPAPQTEAPTYPSVLEQQKKSILPPVVKQLLPIVIAGLALFGLGTVAPESFMTHFTVFVLACFVGYQVIWNVSHSLHTPLMSVTNAISSIIVIGAIVQISTNNLTVTILAGVATLFASINIVGGFLVTRRMLEMFRK from the coding sequence ATGAAGATTGGTATACCTAAAGAAATTCACCAAGGTGAAATGCGTGTGGCCACTACGCCAGAGGCTGCTGCACAAATTATGAAACTGGGGTTTTCGGTTAGCGTTGAAAGCGGCGCCGGTCTCGGCGCCAATATTTCAGACGAAGCTTACCAAGAGGTCGGTGTTGAAATCGTCGCCGATACCAAAGCACTTTGGAAGCAATCCGATATCATCATGAAAGTGCGTGCTCCCGAGCACAACCTTAAACTGGCGATGGAAGAAACGGATCTATTATCCTCAGGTGCTACTTTAATCAGCTTTATCTGGCCCGCACAAAACGAAGCGTTAATGCATAAACTAGCGGCTAAACAGGTCACCGTACTGGCTATGGATAGCGTACCGCGTATGTCCAGAGCCCAAAAGCTGGATGCGCTAAGCTCCATGGCCAATATTGCAGGTTACCGGGCCATTGTTGAAGCGGCGCAACATTTCGGACGTTTTTTCACCGGTCAAATTACTGCAGCAGGTAAAATACCACCGGCCAAGGTACTGGTTATTGGTGCTGGCGTTGCCGGACTTGCCGCCATTGGTACAGCAAAAGGTATGGGCGCAATAGTCAGATCATTTGATACCCGACCGGAAGTAAAAGAACAAATTGAAAGTATGGATGCCGAGTTTTTGATGCTGGATTTCAAGGAAGAAGGCGGCGGTACCGGTGGTTATGCCAAAACCATGTCCAAAGAATTTATTGAAGCCGAGATGGCCTTATTTGCCGAGCAGGCAAAGGAAGTGGACATTATTGTCACCACTGCGCTCATTCCCGGCAGACCTGCACCAAAACTAATTACCGCCGCGATGGTTGAATCGATGAAACCCGGCAGTGTGATTGTTGATTTGGCTGCTGAACAAGGCGGTAACTGCGAACTGACGGAAAAAGATCTGGTTGTAGTCAAGCACGATGTGAGCATTATCGGCTATACCAATTTACCCAGTCGCTTGGCCAATCAATCCAGCCAACTTTACTCAACGAATCTGCGCCATTTATTAACTGAACTTACCCCAGAAAAAAACGGCGTCATTAACGTTAATATGGACGATGAGGTAATACGGGGTACTACGGTCATAAAAGAAGGTAATATCACTTGGCCACCACCCGCACCAAAACTCTCTGCTGCACCCGCCCCACAAACCGAAGCACCGACTTATCCATCGGTACTGGAGCAGCAAAAAAAATCAATCCTCCCTCCCGTTGTTAAACAACTGTTACCGATAGTTATTGCCGGTCTGGCTTTATTTGGTTTGGGTACTGTCGCTCCTGAATCCTTCATGACGCATTTTACCGTCTTTGTGTTGGCCTGTTTTGTAGGTTATCAAGTGATCTGGAATGTTTCGCACTCATTGCATACGCCGTTAATGAGCGTCACCAATGCCATTAGCAGCATCATTGTTATTGGCGCAATAGTGCAAATTTCCACCAACAACCTCACCGTCACCATCCTTGCGGGCGTGGCTACACTTTTCGCATCTATCAATATAGTCGGTGGCTTTTTAGTTACTCGCCGTATGTTAGAAATGTTCAGAAAATAA
- a CDS encoding HAD family phosphatase, translating into MPELKAFSAVIFDMDGLVLDTEPTYFIAWQQAAKAMGYKLSDEFCLSLSGLHYSEIEQKLMAGCGADFNLPVFNQLSGVFWREQVNVYGISIKYGFSELLEFIVQQQIPYCLATNSRAINAYECLEFAGIKDVFSTIITRDDVEQGKPAPDIFLKAARLLQVPINECLVLEDSYVGIEAASRAGAFSVLVPSTEPVEPMAVELCDLIMVDLMQVLITFKSEKSEN; encoded by the coding sequence GTGCCTGAATTAAAAGCTTTTTCCGCCGTTATTTTTGATATGGATGGTTTGGTTTTAGACACGGAACCGACCTACTTTATTGCCTGGCAACAGGCAGCAAAAGCTATGGGTTACAAGCTTTCCGATGAGTTTTGTCTGTCCCTGTCAGGGTTGCATTATAGCGAGATAGAGCAAAAACTGATGGCTGGTTGTGGCGCTGATTTTAATTTACCGGTATTCAATCAGTTATCTGGTGTTTTTTGGCGTGAACAGGTCAATGTTTACGGTATAAGTATTAAATACGGCTTTAGCGAGTTGCTGGAATTTATTGTGCAGCAACAAATACCTTATTGCTTGGCAACCAATAGTCGAGCTATTAATGCTTATGAGTGTCTTGAATTTGCCGGGATAAAAGATGTTTTTTCAACGATTATCACTCGTGATGATGTTGAGCAGGGTAAGCCCGCGCCGGATATTTTTTTAAAGGCCGCCCGATTGTTGCAGGTGCCGATTAATGAGTGTCTGGTACTGGAAGATTCCTATGTCGGTATTGAGGCAGCATCCAGGGCGGGTGCATTTTCAGTGTTGGTACCATCAACAGAGCCTGTCGAGCCAATGGCTGTTGAGTTATGTGATTTGATCATGGTTGATTTGATGCAGGTGCTCATTACCTTTAAAAGCGAAAAATCGGAAAACTGA
- a CDS encoding beta-ribofuranosylaminobenzene 5'-phosphate synthase family protein — protein sequence MIVQYSKVSVIAPARLHMGFIDLSGSLGRHFGSIGVALNEHATRLSVTSARQRIVTGPSAKRADKCLTLMCQALNVPDNLAITIESAIPEHVGLGSGTQMSLAIGSGLNAFYDLGLTVRDIAALMDRGLRSGIGIGVFEQGGLVVDGGRGEKTITPPVLVHLDIPDSWRFILVLDQRGQGLHGQQEIEAFKLLPPFPKQEAERLCYLLLMQGLPAVAENDLTKFGEVITQLQRSVGEHFSAAQGGVFTSPEVAEAMRWLSEQGAVAIGQTSWGPTGFCVLDGVVLAETITREARQKFAHFDNLSFVTASARNSGGDIFVINS from the coding sequence GTGATAGTTCAATATTCTAAAGTCTCAGTTATTGCCCCGGCCAGATTGCATATGGGGTTTATTGATTTAAGCGGATCCTTGGGTCGCCATTTTGGCAGCATCGGTGTCGCATTGAACGAACATGCAACCCGATTATCGGTAACGAGTGCCCGGCAACGTATCGTTACCGGGCCTTCTGCAAAACGTGCCGATAAATGTTTAACATTAATGTGTCAGGCATTAAATGTCCCCGATAATTTGGCTATAACCATTGAATCAGCTATACCTGAACATGTCGGCTTGGGTTCCGGTACACAAATGTCATTGGCAATAGGTTCAGGCCTTAATGCCTTTTACGACCTGGGATTAACGGTGCGTGATATTGCTGCCTTGATGGATAGAGGTTTGCGTTCGGGTATCGGTATTGGTGTTTTTGAGCAGGGCGGGTTGGTGGTTGATGGTGGTCGTGGTGAAAAAACCATTACGCCACCGGTTTTAGTACATCTGGATATACCCGATTCCTGGCGTTTTATCTTGGTTCTTGATCAGCGAGGACAGGGACTGCATGGACAGCAAGAAATAGAGGCATTTAAATTATTGCCGCCGTTCCCAAAGCAGGAAGCCGAACGCTTATGTTATTTGTTGCTCATGCAGGGCTTGCCTGCAGTGGCTGAAAATGACCTCACTAAATTCGGTGAAGTGATAACCCAGTTACAGCGCTCGGTCGGTGAGCATTTTTCCGCAGCTCAGGGTGGCGTTTTTACCAGTCCTGAAGTTGCTGAAGCAATGCGCTGGCTGTCCGAACAAGGCGCTGTAGCAATTGGCCAAACTTCATGGGGACCAACCGGATTTTGTGTGCTTGATGGTGTTGTCCTGGCTGAAACCATTACTCGGGAGGCCAGACAGAAATTTGCTCATTTTGATAATCTGAGCTTTGTTACTGCAAGTGCTCGCAATAGTGGTGGGGATATTTTTGTCATTAATAGCTAG
- a CDS encoding CorA family divalent cation transporter, translating into MNDHDVIQDHLANVRNLLARHKLVEDLVRRQDMLHHDRVETLVHKQNRVELQRLLDQIESQPVAYILEDLPSDDRQIVWQLIRDERKEEIRQELSDFVRAQLVIEAKPRSRSMMIRVFDLHEGLLRQVPIESREDLAKVNPVWIDLVRPEDEQLAWAKDIFGVELPNPKELTDLETSARFYVEDNGEVHLHSDFLLDRKDETRNVAVAFILSKNTLFSVRDKELPVFRLQRLRARAESGYVTEALDVLLDLYAAEVEYSANALEDVYTELEGVGRQVFRSHMTDDEAAKILAAIAEEEDLNGRIRRNVLDTRRALSFLMRGKFLSDAQHADVREILRDIESLDGHTSFLFNKINFQMDATVGFINVNQNKDIKRLTIISVVFMPLNVLAGIGGMSEFTMMTEGIPWQISYSSFAVGLITIGWITFAGLRFFENRKIKKNPAASRRES; encoded by the coding sequence ATGAACGATCATGACGTTATACAAGATCATCTTGCCAATGTAAGAAACTTGCTGGCTCGGCATAAGTTGGTGGAAGATCTGGTTCGTCGGCAGGACATGTTGCACCATGATCGGGTTGAAACATTGGTGCATAAACAGAACAGGGTAGAATTGCAACGGCTGCTCGACCAAATTGAGTCTCAGCCTGTCGCTTACATACTGGAAGATCTGCCATCTGATGACCGGCAAATCGTTTGGCAATTGATCAGGGATGAGCGTAAAGAGGAAATTCGTCAGGAGTTATCCGACTTTGTTCGCGCACAACTGGTAATTGAGGCCAAGCCGCGCAGTCGAAGCATGATGATCAGGGTATTTGACCTTCATGAGGGACTTTTGCGCCAGGTACCCATTGAGTCCAGAGAAGATTTGGCTAAAGTTAATCCTGTTTGGATTGATTTAGTCAGGCCTGAGGATGAGCAACTCGCTTGGGCAAAAGATATTTTTGGTGTGGAGCTGCCTAATCCAAAAGAGTTGACGGATCTGGAGACCAGTGCCCGTTTTTATGTGGAAGATAATGGCGAAGTGCATTTGCACTCCGATTTTCTGCTCGACCGTAAAGACGAGACTCGCAACGTGGCGGTGGCGTTTATACTGAGCAAAAACACGCTGTTTTCGGTTCGGGACAAGGAGTTGCCGGTATTTCGTTTGCAGCGTTTGCGGGCAAGAGCCGAATCCGGCTATGTCACCGAAGCCCTCGATGTGTTGTTGGATCTTTATGCCGCTGAAGTTGAATATTCAGCCAATGCTTTGGAGGATGTTTATACCGAGCTGGAGGGCGTGGGCAGGCAAGTGTTCAGGTCGCATATGACGGATGATGAGGCGGCAAAAATTCTCGCAGCCATTGCCGAGGAAGAGGATCTTAACGGACGCATTCGTCGTAATGTTCTTGATACCCGGCGTGCCTTGTCTTTCTTGATGCGAGGCAAATTTCTTTCTGACGCACAACATGCTGATGTCCGCGAAATTTTGCGCGATATCGAATCTTTGGACGGGCATACCTCATTTCTTTTTAACAAAATTAATTTTCAGATGGATGCTACGGTCGGTTTTATCAATGTTAATCAAAATAAGGACATTAAGCGTTTAACGATAATTAGTGTGGTTTTTATGCCGCTCAATGTCTTGGCCGGTATTGGTGGTATGTCTGAATTTACGATGATGACTGAGGGCATTCCATGGCAGATTTCTTACAGTAGCTTCGCCGTTGGTTTAATAACCATAGGCTGGATTACTTTTGCCGGCTTGCGGTTTTTCGAAAATCGTAAGATCAAGAAAAATCCTGCGGCAAGTCGAAGAGAGTCTTGA
- a CDS encoding ATP-grasp domain-containing protein produces MKIPEYILIVASSGRMLAQAAKKAGLKPLVIDLFADLDTQYYAEAFVQVSSLAKKQLTSAVDYFIKQYAVAHIIYGSGFEYYPESLHYLAGRLLVLGNSPDTFAKLHDKPGFFSSLKRLNIPHPEVCFTAPAYADNWLVKPMQGQGGLGIKYYHPQDFIEPADYWQKYQTGKQYSVLFLADGTELQVIGFNRQWVISLSESREFIFSGIINSCGLLDKQKQQITDWLKKLIPEFGLKGLNSLDFIQAGGVSLVLEINPRPSASMQLYDADLLTRHIKASQGELTTYCGHTGYTGYQIVYAVQDVTIPDGFEWPEGCMDLSKSGTVCHTGQPVCSIITHQDQAHSVMNELLIKQLNLNKRFSTHYGIQS; encoded by the coding sequence ATGAAGATTCCTGAGTACATCCTTATTGTTGCCAGTTCAGGACGGATGTTGGCGCAGGCGGCAAAGAAAGCAGGCTTAAAGCCTTTGGTTATTGATCTGTTTGCAGATCTTGATACCCAATACTACGCAGAAGCTTTTGTACAAGTGTCCTCGTTAGCCAAAAAACAGTTAACATCGGCTGTAGATTATTTTATTAAGCAATATGCCGTTGCGCATATCATTTATGGTAGTGGTTTTGAATATTATCCTGAAAGCCTGCATTATTTAGCGGGTCGGTTGCTGGTGTTGGGAAATTCGCCTGATACTTTTGCAAAGCTGCACGATAAGCCCGGATTTTTTTCCAGTCTCAAGCGTTTAAACATTCCACATCCTGAAGTTTGTTTTACCGCGCCGGCTTATGCTGATAACTGGCTGGTTAAGCCGATGCAAGGACAGGGTGGTTTGGGGATAAAGTACTATCATCCTCAAGACTTTATCGAGCCTGCCGACTATTGGCAAAAATATCAGACTGGTAAGCAATATTCTGTCTTGTTTTTGGCGGATGGCACAGAGTTGCAAGTTATTGGTTTTAACAGGCAGTGGGTTATTTCTTTATCTGAAAGCCGGGAGTTTATTTTTTCAGGAATTATAAATAGTTGTGGGCTGTTGGATAAACAAAAACAGCAGATAACGGACTGGCTAAAAAAATTGATACCCGAGTTTGGCTTAAAAGGTTTGAACTCACTGGACTTTATACAAGCGGGTGGGGTCAGTTTGGTCTTGGAAATTAACCCGCGTCCTTCGGCCAGTATGCAATTGTATGATGCCGATTTATTAACCCGGCATATCAAGGCGAGTCAAGGTGAGTTAACGACTTACTGTGGCCATACCGGTTATACTGGTTATCAGATTGTCTATGCAGTGCAGGATGTAACCATACCTGATGGTTTTGAATGGCCGGAAGGTTGCATGGATTTGTCTAAATCTGGAACGGTGTGTCATACAGGGCAGCCTGTTTGCAGTATTATTACCCACCAAGATCAGGCACATTCGGTTATGAATGAGCTACTGATTAAACAACTTAACTTAAATAAAAGGTTTTCAACCCATTATGGAATACAAAGCTAG
- the mch gene encoding methenyltetrahydromethanopterin cyclohydrolase gives MEYKASVNKLTQPLVKYLIDNADKLRVSVETLENGCTIVDAGIKVPGGLEAGRIIAEICLGGMGTVTINHSTYTDNWPLSVTVHTGNPVLGCLGSQYAGWSLAHEKYYALGSGPARAMATKLRDGKQEPVEELYKELDYFDEADTTVLVIENDAVPPLAIIEKVAEACKITPSKLTIIVTPTSSLAGGVQVVARVLEVAIHKAHALHFPLENIIDGSGSAPICPPHPNFVKAMGRTNDAILFAGQVHLFVKGSDEAAEKLAREMPSSTSKDYGKPFAEIFKQYDYDFFKIDAMLFSPASVIVTAVDSGKTFRFGKLDNALLDQSFGV, from the coding sequence ATGGAATACAAAGCTAGCGTTAATAAATTGACCCAACCCCTGGTAAAATATCTGATTGATAATGCCGACAAGTTACGTGTCAGTGTAGAAACCCTGGAAAATGGCTGCACTATTGTTGATGCAGGTATTAAAGTGCCAGGTGGTTTGGAAGCCGGACGTATTATTGCTGAAATTTGTTTGGGGGGCATGGGTACCGTCACGATTAATCATAGTACCTATACGGATAACTGGCCGTTGTCAGTGACTGTTCATACCGGTAATCCGGTATTGGGCTGTCTGGGTAGTCAATATGCCGGCTGGAGTCTGGCACATGAGAAATATTATGCACTTGGTTCAGGTCCTGCGCGTGCCATGGCAACCAAGCTAAGAGACGGCAAGCAAGAGCCTGTTGAAGAGTTATATAAAGAATTGGACTACTTTGATGAAGCCGATACCACGGTATTGGTGATTGAGAATGATGCGGTCCCTCCGCTTGCCATTATTGAAAAAGTGGCGGAAGCCTGTAAAATTACCCCGTCAAAACTGACCATAATTGTTACACCTACCAGCAGTTTGGCGGGTGGCGTACAAGTTGTGGCACGCGTATTGGAAGTGGCGATTCATAAAGCCCATGCCTTGCATTTTCCGTTGGAAAATATTATCGACGGTAGTGGTAGTGCGCCAATTTGTCCTCCGCATCCCAACTTTGTAAAAGCCATGGGACGCACCAATGATGCTATTTTATTTGCAGGCCAAGTGCATTTGTTTGTTAAAGGCAGCGATGAAGCGGCAGAAAAATTAGCCAGAGAAATGCCCAGTTCAACGTCTAAAGATTATGGCAAACCGTTTGCAGAAATTTTTAAACAATATGACTACGACTTTTTTAAAATCGATGCCATGTTGTTTAGCCCGGCCAGTGTAATTGTGACGGCCGTTGATTCAGGTAAAACTTTCCGTTTCGGAAAGCTGGATAATGCTTTGTTAGATCAGTCATTTGGGGTTTAA
- a CDS encoding DUF3147 family protein produces the protein MLYYTLKLFVSALIIVLVSEIAKRHSGFAALVASLPLTSLLAMIWMHVDGMESLQIAGLSNQVFWLVLPSLLFFLLFPVLIKQGLGFWPSLGVSVTATIAGYFVLLPLLRRLGVQL, from the coding sequence ATGCTTTATTACACGCTCAAGCTTTTTGTTTCAGCACTGATCATTGTGCTGGTTTCGGAAATTGCCAAACGCCACAGTGGTTTTGCTGCGCTGGTTGCTTCATTGCCGTTGACTTCGTTGCTGGCAATGATTTGGATGCACGTTGACGGTATGGAATCACTACAAATTGCTGGACTTTCCAATCAAGTTTTTTGGCTGGTACTACCATCGTTATTGTTTTTCCTGCTTTTTCCGGTATTGATTAAACAAGGCTTGGGATTTTGGCCAAGCCTTGGCGTTTCGGTTACAGCGACTATTGCCGGTTATTTTGTCTTGTTGCCGTTGCTGCGACGACTTGGAGTACAGTTATAA
- a CDS encoding RimK family alpha-L-glutamate ligase, translating to MGRIVIFTDDPGWHGKQLSLAFANLGYSSDFVSLTQCCFSIEPGQPPVVIPGFEQAMPDAVFVRGVPGGSLEEVVLYLDILHALKVMGIPVYNDGYAVERSVDKGMTSFLLHNAGLPTPLTWVLRNRDDALSIAESELKKGNLLITKPLFGSQGEGIRRLEKTTDLIWLTGSHGVYYLQRFVHCFGEGFSDNRVFVVNGRAVASMRRRGKSWLNNVARGASCERIELDAEMAELAVKATAALAMDYAGVDIIQDKDGHYTIIEVNSIPAWKGLESVCDITVAQILADDLINRYVNAL from the coding sequence ATGGGACGTATTGTCATTTTTACGGATGATCCGGGTTGGCACGGTAAACAGTTAAGCCTTGCTTTTGCCAATCTGGGTTATAGCAGTGATTTTGTTTCTTTAACACAGTGTTGTTTCTCGATTGAACCCGGCCAACCTCCGGTTGTTATTCCGGGCTTTGAACAGGCTATGCCGGATGCCGTTTTTGTGCGCGGTGTTCCCGGTGGCTCATTGGAAGAAGTAGTTTTATATTTGGATATTCTGCATGCTTTAAAAGTGATGGGTATTCCTGTATACAACGATGGTTATGCCGTAGAGCGTAGTGTTGATAAAGGTATGACCAGTTTTTTACTGCACAATGCCGGATTGCCTACGCCGTTAACCTGGGTTTTACGCAATAGGGATGACGCGTTAAGTATTGCCGAAAGTGAATTGAAAAAAGGAAATTTGCTGATTACCAAGCCCTTGTTTGGTTCACAAGGTGAAGGTATTCGCCGTCTTGAAAAAACAACCGATCTAATCTGGTTGACAGGTAGTCACGGCGTTTATTATTTGCAACGTTTTGTGCATTGTTTCGGAGAGGGGTTTTCCGATAATCGCGTATTTGTGGTTAATGGTCGTGCAGTTGCCTCCATGCGCAGGCGCGGTAAATCCTGGTTAAATAATGTGGCGCGTGGTGCCAGTTGTGAACGGATTGAACTGGATGCCGAAATGGCCGAGTTAGCGGTTAAAGCAACCGCAGCATTAGCCATGGATTACGCCGGTGTCGATATTATTCAGGATAAAGACGGGCATTACACCATCATTGAAGTCAACAGTATCCCTGCCTGGAAAGGCTTGGAGAGTGTTTGTGATATCACGGTTGCACAAATTTTGGCCGATGATTTAATCAACCGTTACGTTAATGCTTTATGA
- a CDS encoding triphosphoribosyl-dephospho-CoA synthase — translation MMSSQQLSELYQQACEVELQAFKPGNISVYADGHDMTVADFRVSAKVSAGPLCNPDYSLGEKIFYAVKATREAVACNTNLGIILLCAPLIQAISELKSDLTLRQALSRVLTTTTREDAEWVFKAITLASPGGLGSSDTQDVAEKPTVNLGEAMRLASTKDRIALQYVTGYQDIFDFAVLIYYNAKRKWGHQKWAAVSVYAGLLGQFPDSHIERKYGNQYSEMLAVKMSQLRDALSDAENPEQLLPLLYRLDHDLKSSGLNPGTMADMTVATVLTVLLEDVIKLSLRNKNLPI, via the coding sequence ATGATGTCATCGCAACAACTTAGTGAGCTTTATCAGCAAGCGTGTGAAGTCGAGTTACAGGCATTTAAGCCGGGTAATATCAGTGTTTATGCGGATGGACATGATATGACCGTTGCTGATTTTAGAGTCAGCGCCAAGGTAAGTGCGGGCCCGCTTTGTAATCCTGATTATTCATTAGGTGAAAAAATATTTTATGCCGTTAAGGCAACCCGTGAGGCAGTCGCTTGTAATACTAATTTAGGTATTATTTTACTGTGCGCACCATTAATTCAGGCGATCAGTGAGTTAAAATCGGATTTGACACTAAGGCAAGCATTGAGTCGGGTTTTGACGACGACAACCCGCGAAGATGCTGAATGGGTTTTTAAGGCAATCACCTTGGCATCGCCAGGTGGCTTAGGCAGTTCCGATACTCAGGATGTAGCAGAAAAGCCAACGGTTAACTTGGGCGAAGCCATGCGACTGGCCAGTACAAAAGATCGTATAGCCCTTCAATACGTTACCGGTTATCAAGATATTTTTGATTTTGCAGTCCTGATATATTACAATGCCAAGAGAAAATGGGGGCATCAGAAGTGGGCGGCGGTATCGGTTTACGCCGGTTTGTTAGGCCAATTTCCTGATAGCCACATTGAAAGAAAATACGGTAATCAATACTCTGAAATGCTGGCTGTTAAGATGTCTCAACTAAGAGATGCGTTATCTGACGCTGAAAATCCAGAGCAACTACTGCCATTACTTTACAGGTTGGACCATGATCTTAAATCCAGTGGTTTAAATCCTGGAACAATGGCAGATATGACCGTAGCAACAGTCTTAACAGTTTTATTAGAAGATGTTATTAAGTTAAGTCTTCGTAATAAGAATCTCCCAATATAA
- the fae gene encoding formaldehyde-activating enzyme, with translation MAIINKVLIGESLVGEGNEIAHIDLMVGPRGSAAESAFANALTNNKDGFSTLLAVVAPNLMVKPATILFNKVTIKGSKQAVQMFGPAQRAVAMAVADCVEDGTIPADEADDLFISVGVFIHWQAEDDALIEKFNYQATKEALKRAIAGSPTAAEVVAAKSTAKHPFAVNNEG, from the coding sequence ATGGCAATAATTAATAAAGTATTAATTGGTGAGTCTTTAGTTGGCGAAGGCAACGAGATTGCACATATCGATTTGATGGTAGGACCACGTGGTTCAGCTGCCGAGTCTGCATTTGCAAACGCATTAACAAACAACAAAGATGGTTTTTCTACTTTGTTGGCTGTTGTTGCTCCTAACTTGATGGTTAAGCCAGCAACTATTTTATTCAATAAAGTAACAATCAAAGGTTCCAAGCAAGCTGTTCAAATGTTTGGTCCTGCTCAACGTGCTGTTGCTATGGCTGTTGCTGATTGTGTTGAAGACGGCACTATCCCTGCAGACGAAGCTGATGATTTATTCATCTCTGTTGGTGTATTCATTCACTGGCAAGCAGAAGACGATGCGTTGATTGAAAAATTCAACTATCAAGCAACTAAAGAAGCTCTGAAACGTGCTATTGCCGGTTCACCAACTGCTGCTGAAGTTGTTGCTGCAAAATCAACTGCTAAACATCCGTTCGCAGTTAACAACGAAGGTTAA
- a CDS encoding HisA/HisF-related TIM barrel protein, with product MKIIPVIDLKDGVVVHARQGMREQYQPISTSLCQSSDIYKVIDAFLGAYDFETIYIADLNAITHQGDHERLITEVLAFFPDIQFWIDSGYQLPKKYPCNHLPVLGSESYSDETALELKDFNKRFILSLDYSISETLGAKSLFSDPDLWPDTIIIMTLNRVGSNQGPDLVKLNGFCRRYPHKHFIAAGGVRNADDLQVLKQVGVQQALIASALHSGAIRREDIQNL from the coding sequence ATGAAAATAATTCCAGTTATTGATTTAAAAGACGGTGTTGTGGTGCATGCCCGGCAAGGGATGCGCGAACAATACCAACCCATCAGCACCAGTCTGTGCCAGTCTTCGGACATTTATAAGGTTATCGACGCATTTCTTGGAGCCTATGACTTTGAGACCATTTATATTGCTGATTTAAATGCAATTACTCATCAGGGCGATCACGAACGTTTAATCACGGAAGTATTGGCTTTTTTTCCGGACATACAATTCTGGATAGATAGTGGCTATCAACTCCCTAAAAAGTATCCATGCAATCATTTACCGGTATTAGGTAGTGAAAGTTATAGCGATGAAACTGCACTAGAACTCAAAGACTTCAATAAACGCTTTATTCTTTCCCTGGATTATTCGATATCTGAGACACTCGGGGCAAAAAGTCTTTTTTCTGATCCTGACTTATGGCCGGATACGATTATTATCATGACCTTAAATCGGGTGGGCAGTAATCAAGGTCCTGATTTGGTGAAGTTAAACGGGTTTTGCAGGCGATATCCGCATAAACATTTTATTGCTGCAGGTGGAGTCAGAAATGCCGATGATTTACAGGTATTAAAACAAGTGGGCGTGCAACAGGCGCTTATTGCCAGCGCACTTCATTCTGGTGCTATAAGACGCGAAGATATTCAAAATCTGTAG